Below is a window of Musa acuminata AAA Group cultivar baxijiao unplaced genomic scaffold, Cavendish_Baxijiao_AAA HiC_scaffold_1139, whole genome shotgun sequence DNA.
ATCTAATGTCAATTATAGAAAGACTACATATGGAACAGATGAACCTCGATTCCGGAGttcaaaaaaaagataaaacgCCACCCAGATTACAGAAATATAAATACAGCACCGTAAACTAAAGAACCTATATGACACCGCACAACAATTACAGACGAGAAGAGAACAAAGAATTACATAACCCTCACACCGCACTGCAATCTGCCATGTAAATATGCAGAAACGTTAGTTTTACCTaccgatgatcgtgccgcgatggtAATTCATCCTAGTacaagaggaaccgttgattcacacaattagcCATCATGCTTGGTTGAAAAAGCTGATAAATATACAGAAAGGCCTGATAATTACACAGATCTGGTGCTGCTTTGATTACTGTACCACTGAAAGCAATTTAATTCATAAATGTCATGAACCTACTTATTTTTGGTTTTTCCCCCTCCTATTTACTTTCTTTTCACTTGTTGTCATGTCCTTTTTTGCTTAAATACGGCCTTGGAGGCTCTGCTCGGTGGGTGAACCAGGAGAAAATGGAACAAAACCTCTCCCACCGAACACTGGACGCATGAATGCATCATCAAGCTTGCGCCAGTAGTAGTGAACCGTATGAGTTGGTTTGCTCAGGAGCATTCGGAGGCTGGATGGTCGAGTTAGAATTTCTCCTCCACCATCGACTTCTGATCCCCGTCCATGTTCAAGAAGCGATGACAGGAGGGACTGGGGACTTGATGGTTCAGAGGACATGCTGCTGAGATGCTTTGCACTATGAGGCAATAAGAAGCTCACAAGTGGTTTTGTCACCAATCCAAATACCTGAGGCATAACAAGGTAACCATAACCAATGAGAAATTTCTCGACTAATAAAGCAAGGGAACTATATCTTCTGATGAGGCAATAATCTTATTTATCTAGCTAATGGTAACCAAGGTACACATGAACACATGATCGGTTGCAATCTTGAAACCAATTAGCATTAACTAGGGACATAAAAACAAGGTGATACATGCTTGATAAAAGAATATTTAAATAGCAAACACAACATTGTATTTTGTGTTGATATTTATATCCAAAGTGGAGAGTCATAGTTGCATGGATTCAGTTTCATTTTCTAGTATAGAAGATTtgcattaaaaagtaaaaaaaatatcaatttaaaGTTGTCATGACAGCCAAGCATTAGATATACCAGACACGGAGTTACACCATTATTACCAAAAAATAAAGCAAATTCCTACAAGGACATCGATGCTAGCTCGGTAGCAATACTTAAGCAAAAGAATGTACTAGGTCTTGATGGGTCATTCTGTTAACAGAGAAGTCCATAATAATAGTATATCGAGTGAGGATTATAACATTTGAGGCTAAAAGGGAATGCTCTTGCATGAAGCTAACACTGACACCAGTTTGAATCAGCAGGTGCAGGCATATTTATTTACCACAGTGCTGAAGAGGACAATTGTGATAGTGCTGGTGATCATAATTGCATTTCCTCGTAGTTCAGTGTGGCCAGATCTTGTAAACTGCAATTTCAAAATGCAACTTGTTAAGATAAAAGAAATGCATAATCTTAGAATATAAATTAACTTGAATATCCAAAAAATAAAGTATAATAACTGAAAAAATGATACTCCAGCaacaggattataacaaaaattgGCGCTCTATTCATCCTTCAAATTGTTCATCCTCCAAATTAAGATAGTCAAAATGCCAGTAGGGGATACAAAGTTGGCAACACCAATTTCTGGATCTATTGATCCCAAACATGCTGGCATGCAATGAAATCAAGTTTATCTGCATTTATAATCTATTCTCAAAGAAATAACTACATGCAGGATAAAGCCATCAATTTTTTTATCACAAGATGTTGTGTTTTATAGAATAAGGGTTCTCTATATTGGTCTTGATTACTGTGACTTTCCACTCATGATCTGTTTAAAGATGGACaagtaaaagctaaaacttttaattattttgaatgatgggaaaaaatgatgtatgttagtTGGCCTTTGGCAAGTATTCAGAGCAACCGTCATGGTTAGGAATGCTCTGAATATCATCAATGGATACCTTAAATTTTCTCATCTGAAACCTAATGTCTGTTAGATGCAAAGTGGAGATAAAAACAGAATTGTCCTACTGAgtggtttaaactttaaagtcagTGCTGATGGTGGCCTTCGAGCCTCAAATCATTCAGATGAGTTGATTGTCATTAGAAATACAGGTCAACTTATGAATGCAGGATTTCTGATTTTTCCTGAGGTTTCTTCCATCTAATGAGAGTATTTGTCATTCTTGAAGGAGCAAGGATGGCTCTCAAAATGGGGCACAAACAGCTGATCATTAAAAGTGGCTGCAAAGTGCTTGTAATTACTTTTGGAGGACAAAGAAGCAATCGATTGGAAAACCCAAAATGTGGTGCAATATACAAAGAACTGCCTTGAAATTCTGAAAACATTGCCGCCTCTTTTTGGATAGCTTTATGGAGGCAGACAGAATTGCTGAAAATAGCTGACTGTGAGAATTGTCATGAAAATTCTGAAAACATTGTTGTTTGTGATAGCCTTATGGAGGAAACTGCATGGCTGTTATGACAACAGGATATGGATTTTCTATTTTGTTAATCTCTCTTTTAGATTAATATTTGTAGTACTTGTTGGGCTGATGTTTGGGGCCAATTTCAAGCTAGCATGACTCCCTGTGGCCCTATTAAATACTAGGATAGCACCACTATATCAGCATAAATGCAAACATAGAACTGGTGGATGCGTCTATAGATTCAGAGGCCTTATTTAAAATTATGGTCTCGAATTCATCTTTGATACAAGACaatataaaaaaaacttaaaatgtgCATCGCATTTAACCTGATTGTAAGCAAGTGCTATTGACACTGCACCTCTCATGAGACCTGCCCACCATATTGTAACCTGTTAAACATTGCACAAATTTATTAGCATGATGGTTGAGAATAAATACGGTGAGAATGATGTTTTGCACTCACTTGTTGCTTGAAGATAATTCTTTCATGTGGAGAATTCTTTGTTAAGTTAGACAGGAATGAGAGTGGAAAAACAAAAGCAGCCCTACCAACCAAAACCAAGCCTAACAGAATGGAGCTAACACTAAGTGATTTTCCAGGGCtgcgaaggaaaaaaaaaaagagtattaaaaatcaattcaaaataatatcaaaagcCTTCTAATAAGTCATCAGTTCTGTCAGACACAAAAACAGACTGAGAAAAGACAATATGAAGTACATCCAAAACTGCAAATTTTGCTAATTTAGTACATATTTGGACCATCTAAGATGAGAGATCAGATTATTAATCGTGACAAATAATCCAACTTGCCCAGAATTTAAAACAAAGATTTAAAGGCATCATACATCCCAATGTGGTTGTAGTTATGTGTAAGATGCTCCAAAATTCATGCTGGGCCTAATTGAAGCACATGGAATGATGATAATACATGTCAAAGCACATTTGGACGTGCTAATATTCTTTCAAACTATATAATAAAAACACAGATTATCACGTGAGTGCACAGTGCATAGCCTCCAATTCAAATCTCGGCTGTCATCTATGCATCTTAAGTTTtagtccaagcttctgtttcttgCAACTCACAGGGTGCATCATATAATGTACTAAGGAAGAGTTAGTTAGAAGATTTTTAAGCCTTGCTTAGAACTATATCATAGTACTGTAAGAATGTAAGTATCAGCATAGAATCAATGCACTCTCCTTTAAACATAGTTATCAGATTGAGATCAAACATCAATCTGGCCAAGCCTTGGACCACTGATTCACTGGATGGACAAGTAGGTCAAACGATCAGACCATAAATTCAATAAATATTTAAACAATAAAATTATACAtagtataaaataattttatgataaaatatattaaaaattcataataaaACATAGTTGTAAAATACCTCTTTATTATAGAATGAATTTATGAAATTTAGTTATCAAAATATAGAAAACTAAACTCCAATGAATTGGCTGATATAGAAATAGGTCAGCAGACTCAGCACCACACGAGTAAGATTATAAATTGGCTAATAGGTATGCCAGCATATTGTTTGACGTACCACCCAAAATGGTACAAAACGGGTGGTATGGTACCATACTAACTGATACGTGGACAACCTACTTTGGACGGTACTCAAAAAACAGGTTAGGGGTCAATACGGGTATGTATTGGCCGATACGATCAAAACTCATATTGTATCGATCGATATGGGTTGGTACCGATCGGAATTTGACTaatacaaacccaaattgggtcaagTTTGACCCCAATTGTCAAATTGACGATTGGGGCCTCCTTTGGGGCTTTAAATCCTCCTCCCTCCCCCCTCTTTCACTCATTCACTCACTCTCAGTCTCACTCTCTCTCATGCTCTCAGCTGTGATTAAAGTTTCTAATCGATGATTAGTAGTAATCAAGCTCTTGATTTGGATAAAAGAAGGATTGGAACTCAGGGTCTGATGGAATTTCTCCCAATTTAAAGGTACTTAGTTAATTTCTATGTTGTATAtatcatttcatataattagaGGCATATTGACGCATATATATGAAGATTAAATGTGATTAAGATCATTCTATTATGTTTAGTTCCAATTAGGTCCATTATCTTACATTTGGTCCCGGATTAGGGGTATTTAGGGCTAATTACAGATTGTTATTAGTTGTTTGATTATGAATTTATTGGTTGATTAAGTGCTTTTCCTTGTATTTATTGTGATTAAAATCCAATTAGAGTTAATTAGAGTCTTTTGATTGGTTAGGCCCAATTAGGGGTGCATAGGTATAATTTAGGCCTAATCCCATCTTGTTATTAGTGGTTTgattcaaggttcgcaataccgtaccgtacctgtattttgacctgggctcggtaccggtacggtacggtgtacctagcagtgctacagtgcagacCGGTACCGAGCGGTCCgcataccgctggcctgtcggaccggtacgtaccgcccgtaccagggggtacgattcggtatggcagacactgGTTTGATTATGAATTAGGGTTCATTTTAAATTTAATGTGACTAAGTTCTATAATTTCTGTCTCATATACACCACATTCTTATTTAAATACAATAAAATTACCATTAAATTGGGATTAAaaactctaaaaatgatttttatgatttttttatcattCTTTGGCTTTTTTTTCAAAAATCGGTACGTACTGATATATCGACATATGGTACATCGGCTATTGACCAATATGTATCGATCTGCTGATGGATTGATACCACCGATTGGCAcagtattgtcacgaccttagttggaattgcctaaggcgtgcgacacccttgcgaccAAAGACGCgatcttagcttgcgttgcctaagacgcgagtcacccttgtggcaaagacgcgaacttagcttgcgttgcctaagtcgcgcttcgcccttgcgatcttgctccgcaaggatcagcccactttgtaacctctcgcaggtcccgaaggacctgtaaaagagaaagagagttagatcgaaagaacgagcgacggacaagtcccgaagtctcgcgaaaaggaaagctttacaagcaattcgtcgaacaccttgtgtgcacaagagaaaagagggagagggagaaaaacaaggctttcaaggatgaacgaacagctgcaagcccacaaacagccgctcacctggtcccgggcgcaaaaccaagttcccgtaaaggtcacgtgcgaacttgcaaaagagtgttcaacgcccggtatataaccgaagccccatccagccatgtgccacccggggggttcctggggtctgagctggctgacattttggtgagcggaggcagctctccgctcacctcccgcggcacgccaaaacggagctgttttgggctgttttggggctgttttgctcggttcggtgaacggtcgctttgcaacgctgcagcttgttcgaacttacatatttacaagcaaaatgacccaaaaccataagaaaacatgctgccaagcagctgtacatgcgggtgtgagcgacgaacggttcgttgaacggagttgttgcgggtgcgcgacgaccgttcgagaCAGTACGGCAGCCCATGCACCAACATATTGTGTCGGATCCATATTGATCCAACCAACGACTAGTTGGTATGCATACACAAATACTGACACAAAGGTTCAAGTTACAcaagcaagattaaagtcaaaTTCATGTTTCAGAAGGTAAGGTTAGTTCACTTAACATTATTGCAATGGTAAGTCCTACTACTCATTGCATTTTTTTTTCAACTTTTTACCCTTTATCTTGAGATTATACTAGGTTGTGTCTCAATCCCAACCTGAAAAGAATTGGGAATCAAGAGCACATTTAAATGATGACTCTAACACAAGATTTAAAAAAATCTTGGGACTGCCTCCAGATTTAGCACTAAGCATATCTGAGCCGACCTGCAACTGATTTTTACCACAATGATAGATAATCAAAACAACACATGATACTCCAAATTACATCATCCTTGTTTTCCCTGGTAAAACTGATCAATATGTTTGATATTCATAATGTATAGTTAAAAGACATTAAATATGTTGTTGGTTTATTTTAAACAGTTTACTTCCTTGTTTCGTCACACTTGttcaaaacaaaaagagaaaattagACCTTAATCTAtgtaaaataattgggtgattttCATAATGCATAGTGTGCCATGCAGAACTTCATTTAACCAATTAGATTCATAAGGTTGTCATACGtttaacttttttattttgaCTGTGAGGAACTGATCTAGAAATGAACCTAATCCAGAGGCACTAACAGGCCTTTGCTAGTATTTGACTTAACATAAAATAAGTAGTCTGGTACATTAGTATGCCCCTTTACCCCTAAATGTTTGGGTCCTGGTAACTGTGCTGCGTAAGCCTGAACCTTGGCAACACTATTAAATTATTTACTAAGCCTTTTATAAGAAAATCACTTGGAAACTTTAACTCTGTAGTGTCCCACGCTAGAACCTTTATCAGAGATGAGATAATGTTTTTGCAGAGTGAAAAATTAAAAAGTACATGTAGAGCAACAACTTtaagcaaagaagaaaaaaagtcaTGGAAGTCGATTAACATATTGAGATAAATGATAGTCCCCCAGTTAAAATTTTGTGCTTAACATAACCAATCAATTATGGTTTCAAGAAAGATCATTCTTTAGCATTTTTAATTGAAAAACACCAGTGTCTCATAGGAGAGGGACCAGGATTATGTACTCAAAAGAAAAATGGAATATGTCATACCTGTTGCTAACAAACTTCCATTTTTCAATGTCCAACACATCCATTCCAacgtaaagaaaaagaaaagtctcTGCAATAAATGACAATGTTGCAAAAGCATGCCTGGACACAAAAAAGGAAAGTATGGGAGAGAGAAATGAGTAGAATATATTGGATCATCCATTGCTTCAGAATAAGTAATAATGAAAGCAGCAATTCAGCAGCTTAGATGCACTGAAGAGACCAACATACTTGGTAGTAACTCTTGAGCATTCTGTCACATTATGCCAGGTATAGTGTGACATGACTATACCACAGAAGAATACTGCGAGAATACCACTTAAATTTAACAACTGCAAAGAAAAACAATTCTCTAAGAACATGATCAGCTCGACGTCTACTAATATAGGTTCTAAAGAACTTGTTTCATGTAATTAGAGATGCATCTTACTGCAGTCAGCATATAGGAAAGGTATGCCATGAGTATCATAAGTGCAACTTCACGATTGGTGGAATGCCTGGGAAATGGAAGATAAAAGATATATCAACTCCTTAAACTCCAAAAAAATTGATTCAAGAAAAATTATATCAACAGACCTTCCAATGTACAACTTTTTGATAATGTATGCACTTAGCAATCCACCCTGCAATCAATAGAGTAAATATCCTCGGACAATAGAAAACCACAATATTTGTGAGTGTAGGTGCAGAACTAGTACCAAGTAGCACAAAAGGCACTTACAAATGCTCCAAGGAGGGTGCTACTGAGAAATAAATAACCGAAGTCTGCCACAATCTTCAATATGATAATGGCATCAACATGAGCATGATCAAAATTCTGAATTGCGTTGAAGAGTACAACTGACGTGGCATCATTGACAACACCTTCACCGAATACTAAGCTATACAAGAAGGGTGTTTCATCTTGATTAAGAACCTGCTTTGGAAGAAAGATTACGAGTACATAAGTTGCTGTTCTGATCAGGGAGAATAACAAATTAATGCAGAACTTCTTCAAAGACCTGCAAGGTACAGACAGAATCGGTTGCAGAAAATATCGCCCCTATTGCTGTTTgaataaaaaatagaaataaattaGGATAAAAATATTGGAGCATGACCAAATCATGCATTGCAAAACAACAGAGAGAAAACAAAGACAGGTGGTGTAATAAAATACTTTACCAAGAAAATCTCCAATGTCTAATGAACCAATATCCATGTTTCTGAGTAATGCAATTGCCCCTGTGTTCAGCATCAAAGACGGTCACAAGAACAAAGAgaggattagattaaaattaaAAACACAAGTAAAAGCAACCTTTTTCAAAATCAACTGAACTCCTGTATAGGCATCAAAATCACAGTTGATAGCTGGATAATCTGAAGTCTCTTGGCTTCCAATAGTCCATGCATCAGAATAAAGTGAAACAGTTTCCAGATAATCTGAGAGCTtggaatgattttttttgtttttttgtcaaCATGTAAAATACTAGACCTCTGATGTTTGTAAACTAATCAAAGTAGTTAATGGTACAAATTCGCCAATCAGACTCTTGATGATTCATCATTTTATTGCAAACAATTCACTACAATGCCATAGATGATAGACGGAAATGTTAAAATGTTGGTGTCTTGGAAGATGCACAACATGAAATTTCCAATGCAAATTCAACTATCAGATTTCATGATACAAATGCAAAATATTAACAATTATTTCAGGCTCTAAATAGTTCTTTCAGACTACTTGGAAAGAGTTATTGGCCTTAAGTTATTCCGAACTCTAAATGGTTCTTTCAGACTACTAGGAAAGTGTTATTTGCCATCAGTTATTCCGGATTCTAAATAGTTCTATTTGGCACATTTCCTGTCATTTAAAGTGTCTACTAGAAACTTGCCTATTTTTTGAATGTTTGGGATGGCTTTTTAAATAGGTCCTGAAGAAATTTGGTTAATCCTCAGACCACTTCTGGCACATTTGCATTCCTTATGAGTTCCATTACTCAATATATCTGACCTGTTTTTATTCAATTCAGCCCCAGAAATGTATATGTAATCCAAATTCAACTCTTTGAAAGCAATTCTCATGTTCTTGTTAAATAAGCCCATTCACATTCTGCCAACATGACAAAAGAATTTTTTGGAAAAAAAGGAGTTATGCCCAAAACACATAAAGATTAGCTTATGTTCATAAATACAACTTTATGAAGCAAGAATAAAACTGAAAATAAATGATCTCTGGAACTTTGAGAACTGCAGTAGGAGATAATGTGCACCAATGAGTAAGAAATTACCAAAGAAAATTATGAAAAAGGATATTAATGTCCCAACTGCACCAAACAGCATGATTGTCATGAAGTTGCGAAAAAATTGTTTCTTTTTTACTTGAAACCTGGCagtcaagaagaaaaaatagtcATTCAAGTGTCGAAAATAATCATTCTTAGTCAACATAGGAGGAGATTGTTCTAGTAGCAACGAAACTTAGTAACGAGATATCACAGGGAAAGTATTAACAAAATGATACATGACAAAAGATTTTCATAATGAAAGTTAAGTAACAGTTACATCATATGATTGAGATCTGAACCAAAACAAACCTCTTCTATCATGACAGTTGAATgttaattttctttctcttttaataaatttgaaaatataacACATTTATGAAATTGAAAAAGAAACACAAAGTTTGTCTACCTCCTGGTCGGTGGTATGATACTAAGCAGCTAATGCTAGCCATTATGCTCACTTGCACACACTGCAACATTTACAGGATCACTGGTGTCCTCGCAACCTAGAAATTACAACTCAAGCATGACCGCAGATGTTCCATAATGTTGAGAAAGGAAAAATTCCATGTTTATCTGCTTTTAATGTTACTTGTTGCAATAATTCCATGTTTATCATTTTTACTTACAACATTTtactaaaaatttaaaattctttCAACATCCAACAAGCTCATTAAGTGTGCATTGATGCATTCACAGCACACATGCGTACACAAGCCCATAGATATGCATGCATACCTTTTAGATGACACAAAGCATGAAGCACATAGATGAACACATAAGGTGTCATGTGTCTAGACTAAGTTTTTGAAGATGCCTTATGAATCTCTGCATAAACTATGCCAATAACAGAGAATGTTTTCCTTCAATAAGTCATCATTAAGAACCATGTAATATATTTAAAAACTCAAGAAAGAAGGCTTATAATTGTTCAACtgtatatattaaattaaatt
It encodes the following:
- the LOC135671499 gene encoding sodium/hydrogen exchanger 1-like encodes the protein MAFGWMAQQLVPLGKALATSDHASVVSINLFVALICGCIVIGHLLEERRWMNESITALVIGVCTGVLILLTTKGKSSHIFIFSEDLFFIYLLPPIIFNAGFQVKKKQFFRNFMTIMLFGAVGTLISFFIIFFGAIALLRNMDIGSLDIGDFLAIGAIFSATDSVCTLQVLNQDETPFLYSLVFGEGVVNDATSVVLFNAIQNFDHAHVDAIIILKIVADFGYLFLSSTLLGAFGGLLSAYIIKKLYIGRHSTNREVALMILMAYLSYMLTALLNLSGILAVFFCGIVMSHYTWHNVTECSRVTTKHAFATLSFIAETFLFLYVGMDVLDIEKWKFVSNSPGKSLSVSSILLGLVLVGRAAFVFPLSFLSNLTKNSPHERIIFKQQVTIWWAGLMRGAVSIALAYNQFTRSGHTELRGNAIMITSTITIVLFSTVVFGLVTKPLVSFLLPHSAKHLSSMSSEPSSPQSLLSSLLEHGRGSEVDGGGEILTRPSSLRMLLSKPTHTVHYYWRKLDDAFMRPVFGGRGFVPFSPGSPTEQSLQGRI